TGATCCTGAGATCTATATAACCTTTGTTTTATACAGCCTGTCAACAGTTACGTCGTTTGTAATAACCTTTACTATATTATGGGCCCACCGAGTgtcatttattaaataaattgatattaataaacttaAGCTTTCTACTGGGTTCAGCAATTAATGAGTTTGCATTGTGCGTCGGCATCAGACGTTATAGCTGCACACGATTATTCCCTGGTGGTGGCAAAGACAAGTCGATTCAAGTAAGATAATAGGTTTATTACACAAAACCTAGATACCGACGTTTACCAAATCACTCATTATCGCAGGAAAAAAAACGGTAGACAGTACAAATGTGCAATATGTATGACTAACTGAGATACCTATTGATTACTTATACTTaccaaaataattctatttgAGTTAACTGTTAACCATTagtaaaattatcttatttcagattataaattataatataatattatgtaaagtacATTGCGGCGTAAAAACAgagcttataataattattatcaatcgcatttgttattattttttttttttaattgtttgcacATCACgatatacctaaattaaattagggtaggtatatgatatacgTGGCACAATTAATCGCTTTAATGTTCATAGCTTTTTAATAAtccaaaatgttattttatcatcATGAATGTTGTATCATCCGATTATAGTATCACGTACTGCAAGCCTAAATAAATTCGCGTGACTGCGGGAGTAGACACTCTGTCGTGTCATAAATCCTATTATTCCGTGATGCAAgcgcaacaatgaaaatgtaaaatgtcaataattgtgagccgaaaaataaaaataaaaccttacGTGTAAAACACTCGTCCGAGTGAGGTGAATCACCGCGACAATGTCCATTGTCCAGCGCATGTTATTTGTACACACAATCCACAATCAGACTATTCAAACCCGTAAACTGCATCCGGACAAATGCATCATTGATAGTATAATACAtgcatattatgcttttttttttcattatttatgtttCTTCTCCGTACGCGTTCCCATTATGCGTGACAATGTTAAAAGGTTGAACTCTTTTGTGAATAGGTTTTCCGCGGTTTCTTCTCGagaaaatttaaactaaaacatTCTATTGTCAATGCATTACTAttcactacataatatatagtatattttaaagaagAATCCAAACATCTTTGAAACAAAGATAAATGAGCGTTCGTTTAGGGTGTGAACCGATGCTCGGTCCGCCCTGATCCACTGAAATTGTATAAGATaaattgagataaaaaaaaataataattccaatTGTCTAAAGAGAAGTTCCGCCGGgacctataataatacctataataatatctgaCGAATGGAGATTATACCACAGTCTAAAAGGTATTGACTAGCTATATTAATTTAACCATCAATATATACAGGACATTGTCTAAATCCTGTAATGTGGctaatattcaaacaatttaatgtttatggTCAACACTAAAACACTAGATCTTAATAAAAATGCATGGAACCAATGAAAATTTATTACCACGCCGTTCAAATGAAATTACCactgatcaataaaaaaactacattttcagtagttttttttaattttaaaaaaatgtctaaagaTAATTGTACTCTTATTAGAGAATATGTCATCAGATttgataaaagtaataatacaatattttattcgtatattagtatattgtatCAACTTTTATGATctattaaattcaaacattCTAAGATGAATATCATCACAATAcagttaaaagtaattttatcgTTTTAAAGAGGATTCCAAGTTCTTCATTGCCAAaggaaaaaacgaaaaaatgtaCTACATTTTCATAAGTTCAGAACTTcgaatatcaaatataaattgtattttggaaagaaaaatactatataaaaattcaaacatacaaatacataatatttgtttatttatcaaaaaataatggtaCTATTATTTGTCTGTCACTGCCTCGTCAAGTCACATTTTATAGACGACTGAACCGGAATGTATAAGTTTAATAAAGTCACGTGCCATTTTTATCAAATCAAAATTAACTTTTGtaagctatacattttttctgaaaaacttACTTCAGCTCAatttttcacgtcacttgtgtttattatttaatctcgATAAAATGAGAttgatataaattgtattattaacaaaattacaaatttggTACCGATATTGATCAGTTGTGTGATTCAATCggtgaagtataatatattttatagatttactTCACATTTTCTAAACcaaatttccaataaaaaaaaagtcacacTGAAGatgcatatacatatagtatgtGTTCTGTCGAATAAACAGTCACAAAATccattgtgttatttttttcgggaaaaaaaatatgaaaagtaatTCTTGTGTGAGTAATTCGCATTTGCGTCCAACTGCATGCTCTCAACTTTATAATATTGGGATAGGACGTGTATATGATATATAGTTTATTGAAGATTTCTTTATCCCCCATCTCATTTAATGgatactttttttcattttatgtcATTTAACGTGTCAGCCAAAAACGATAATTCAATTTTTCGGACGTCATCTCTACTAGTTGCTTATCTCTCGCAGACCCCTCCGCTTGTTTGTTGCCAGATACGTTCTGGTAACCACATTATACTTACAATCGATTGGTTTTCATGTTAttctttttctaattatttaatctgtcattactcattatatacatcataaaatcGTTCTTACgaaaccatattttataattgaaaatattatgtcatattctataaatatatagtaataattaattaattcaaattattaatttaattgtagatacctatatgataatataatgtaaactaCATCTGTTATATGTATTCTGTGTCCAAACATTTTAACGTCCgtaaattttaagatttttgttGTCAATTAACTAACACAACTGAATGATTGTATGTTTCAGGTGCGTAACGCAACAGCAGTATTCATCATCAACCTCAGCGTGTCAGATTTGAGTTTTTGTTGCTTCAACTTACCACTGGCTGCCTCTACGTTCTGGTATAGATCGTGGATACACGGCCAATTGCTTTGCCGCCTCTTCCCGTTAGTCAGATACGGTTTGTTAGCCGTGTCCCTATTTACCATACTGGCTATAACCATCAATCGATACATCATGATTGGACATCCGTCGCTTTACCCAAAGTAAATGaatattactattttgtataatgactatttatttttttaaatcaatcttATTACGGTTTTTTCCATTTCATATTTCAAACGACCTTTCcaaaaacaatagtaattactacctactaaaagttttaaaaaaaaaaaacaaatataatatagtacttatatgGACATAATTTTGTCTAATTATCcctattttagttatattagtaACAGAGATTGATTTAAatctcataaattatttaacttatcatttattaatttattataaacaataaactgtatattatatttgtaatttaattgtatattaaacttTGAACAgctaaatcaatttattaaattaaattacacatttttcattttttcattttatttagtgggatgaattaacttaaaaatattattgttatcaggATTTGTCTTTAATTTAAGAAGATGCACTGAAAATTACTTGTCACTTGTTTGATAGAAAGTTTCATGAATATATTGGAAATTTTTTTGACTTAAGCTGTCATCGTCATGAAcactttttagtttaaaaaaaatagtataatacataaaatgtaaaatattttttaagctcAGAGTTGTTCGAGGAACCGGGTGCAGTATGACTGTCAtacgatattaattttatattttgtgaatttaattcaaaataataattttaatatacaaataacaacattacatatatatatatatgacattttGACACAAAAAAGTATATTAGACAGCTGATGCCATCataattttactgttattttctatatttgcaattcatatAAAAGTTTTCAAGACGAAAATTATTGTTTGCTTTCCAAACCCATTATTCTAAATCGTTTTGTAACTTGCAAATATGGATACTTATTGTGCATTTTATTGGTTTACAGGTTGTATAAGAAATTCTATTTGGGCGTTATGGTGACGGTGACTTGGGTCGGTGGTTTTGGGTTACTGATTCCCACATGGCTTGGAAAATGGGGCCAATTCGGTTTAGATGTGACCGTTGGCTCGTGCTCCATACTTCCAGACTCTGTTGGTCGGTCGCCAAAGGAAATCCTGTTCATGGGCGCATTCGTGGTGCCTTGCTTGTCTATTGTCGTGTGTTACGCTCGGATTTTCTATATCGTCCGAAAAACAGCCCTCAAGTCACGGGCTACGGTGACAACTAACCCACGTCACACGATGAATACCAAGCCGTCGGACGCTACACCCTATTACACTCTCAAGACCCGCTTCAAGGTTCCCGAGATATCAACAGACTCGGCCATCGGATCCAGTACAGCTACCGGCACGTGCTCCACTACCGATTCGAAGGAACAAAACTTCCTTTCCCCACATGACATTATCGCCGACCCTAGTTCGTCCGGACTCGAAGAGAGTTATTCACCGATATCTTTCTCTGATCGCAGGAGTTCCAGACGACGCGACCGTTCACCATCGTCCGCCCTCAACGCCACCATCACTCAAGTCGTATCAGCGGTAGGTCTATTGGATACAATTGCATACATTTggtaatagcattgattataaatactagtatttataatcaatggtaataactaatagccaTAACTTCTATAGCTCTACTAATAACTACACGAatgaaaaaatagattttttcatAAGATAACAGAATTATTAATATCCTGCTTTATTTTAAcaccataaaaaatataatgaactgTATCtagtagaaataaatataaaactataagttatatgcatgaaaaataaactatatgaCGTTATTATCAGTTatcttattttgtattaaattactaatcattaatattgtaacgaaatatagttacaaactagatttattttgatattaccaatcatatgattttaatttaatatattcaatgaaaATCAATTAACAATAGTTGCGATTattcttttttgaaaatataataattaatgacctACTTTCTTAATATGACCCGTTGATTAAATTGTATAGCTTTAAGATTTATTACAATCATTAGCCAACATAATTGTCTGCAAATATCTTTAAACGTTAATGTAACAATATTGTTGGACAGGTATTTCAGACAAAAGAGGACTCCTCTCCGAGGACACGCAAACAGAGCACCATTGGCGTTGACAGGATGTCGTCGAAAGACAAGAAGCTGCTAAAAATGATCCTTGTAATATTTGCATCATTTGTCACATGCTACTTGCCGATCACCATTAGCAAAACATCACACGAACTGGACGACTTGCACGTGCTAAACATAACCGCATATGTCCTAATATATTTGACCACGTGCATCAATCCAATCATTTACGTAGTCATGAGCTCCGAGTACCGTCAAGCATACAAGAACCTGTTGATGTGCAAAAGTTCGCTGGAACAACAACAGACCCACAGAGGAGTGACTAAAAAACTGTCCGGTCCATAAGCATAAGTTTACAGTTagattaaattaagaatatttataaGATGTAAAGCGTACATGGtaagattattaatttagaGATTAATCCTAATAACTATATaccatttttatgtttataacaatTACGTTCGTTGGTATATTATTAGTACCCATCGTGTCGATCAATATTATCACTGCCTCGATAATTTTGTTTCTACAATAAAACAATTACTAGACAATTATAGGATATAAACGTACGTTTTGTGGTATCGAAAGTGTAGCTCCAGAGTTACGCTTCAATAAAGATAAAACAAACCAAACGTATTTTTACTAACAGTCACATTTCGCCTTATGCGTAAAACTATAAAGTGaatacttacaataaaatacgTTAAAAGAGTAACGTAATCGTACACATACGAACGCATTATTTCACAAGAAACTGGCTCTTAGAAAGttacacattttgtaaaatatatccgACACCCGTGTACAAGTATAAACTTAGGTGATATTCATTCAGCGTTAATCGGTCAATATCTATAAATGTTAAGATAAtcgtataacttatatttacactattttttattagtcaCAAAATCATCCTTCATCCCGCTTCTAATGCGTACCTAAGCGTGTGTACCATCATCTTGTGGATTTAAAATGATAACTCGtcatttttatactatacttataatattaatgtacagCCGTACAAGTAATTAAAAGAACGAATATAACGTCGTCATATAATATTCCTTAttgaaactaaataatttgagcTATTGACtgatttacattaaaattatcgctctatatataatataatctaatatgtGTCTATGAAAACCGTGTTAGtagtcaaaattcaaacttcttATACTACGATTAATCAAaactttataaatacataattcgATAAACGTACGTTACTTGTAATTACCATAAATTAAGTTCCATTATTAGACGAATTAATTAGATCGGTGTTTCAGTAGTTACATTTTCTTGTAAATTAActcgtaaatatattttgacataaataaattatcccGATTCATATGTATAATCAAATCTAACTTGTAGAAGTGCTTTTCgctacttaatagttaatgggaatcaatttatagttataagaTATATTGTACCTAGAACGACAAATCATCAGGATTAGACCATTTCGAAATTGATCAATATTTTATGGAATTGTAACTTGTTAAGGAGAAGTCCGCATTATTGAAGCATTAAATAAGCGTCGAAAATTGTCCTGTGAGCAGTGGTGGCATAGGTTAGGTTTGTAGGTACGCCGATTGTCGTCATTCGATAGCACCGATGATCCTATATGACGTACATAcatgatatatacctatttgatgTATCCACAACTTGTCGACGagcgttaaattaattaaaatctaatttcGAAACTAAAACTCGGTCGATCGACCCTTTTCTTTCTGTACAGTACAACGCGTACATTACCGTCTACACGAGCAGATAATGAATGTATATGGCGATAATATGACAAACATATTATCAAAATGACTAACAAAAAAACACTGGTCAGACGGTCATCGACTCCAACGCGTGTGCGACAAACGTAATAATGTAATTGATGTTCTGTGTTGTACTATCGTCTCGTACGCGTTTTTTCACGTCTAAATCCCTATAGTAAGTACGTACTTCTTCTGCAGTATACTGTTCGTATGACGGTGACATATCGTCTCACATCGCATTGCCACGCACCGCATTATACTAATATTGATgaggacaataattattattattataatattgccgtTTGTCTTTTCTATATCATCACTGTCCCGGACTACTACCGAACCCCTCGGATAAAGATACGACCGTCGAGTGACACACTCGTCGCCACCTACCTACCAGCTATGCTACCGcccatgtttaatattatattattgtgccaGAGCCGATCGGCGATCATGAGTTTGAAATATCCGTTCCGTCTGTGTACGTTAATCCGACTCGAGTTCACgggtggtatttttttttcccggAGCTTTTTGCGGGCTCTCCGGATCGAACCGACCGATTGACCGCTATAGTTGTGTTATATCGtatatcgaaataataatattatcataccacAACGATAATACGCGCACATATAGGCGTGTCGTTGCAGAGATTTGCACGTAGATTAAACGGTTCCAGtacggtgtataatattatatacgttatgtAATTTAGTGTAGGCGCTTTTCTCGTTTTGTAttgttcggtttttttttttttatgtttaaatgcaCGAGTATTATTTTTCCGCTTGCACGAATGCCGCAACGTTACATAGCATAATCCccgtgatttatataatatacccactGCTGCAGTGTGTGCAAAGAAACAAAACGCTAcgcgtgtttattattattaccgacaTTATTACCCTATGGGTTGTACCTTATAATAATGTCATACTTAGGATAACGTTTTATCGTCGAGGTGCTtgatatgtacatatattatatattgtgtatagtataggtatataaactataGATTGGTGGGTGTGCGTTATGCCTATATGTATATGGGTGCGCGTAATACACGAGACTGTATATGTGACTAAAGTAGACTGAGTATATATTACTAGTTATCGCGTGTTTAAGACtatggttataaaaataaataagtataaatgcTCAAGTGTgaaattgtgtgtgtgtgtgtgtgtgtgtgtgtgtgtgtgtgtgtgtgtgtgtgtgtgtgtgtgtgtgtgtgtgtgtgtgtgcgtgttcACCTGTATGTTGTTGTTGTATTTTTGTGCGTCTGTGattaataaacgtaataatattattcgttgtataatattacaaatgattAATAGAATAACGTTTTGGAACACCTGTGGAGCTGGAAGTGAACAAAAATTACTGCCGCCGCGCAAAGTACGTCCACGTGACGCCTCCGTCGGCCACCGCTTCTAAACGCGCTCGTCCCGTGATAAAACCTCCCTGTTTTGCAAGTCATCTGGTTCGATTGCACACGATTCAATTGGCTGTGGCCTGTGGATCCGTGTCCCAACACAAGACAATACACACAAAGCCTCCGGAAATCatgtacaagtatattatattactgcaaTTCAGTGGTGGTGTGAAATTTTTTTCCTATGAAGCAATAAGTGCCTTAAATAAATACCCACGCAATaattttcacacattttaaAAGTCGTATGTGACTATGCGAGTATGAATAATCAAAAACTAGTCTAGCCATCTGGGTGTTAGAGACTGGAGTCATTGCGGGATACCCACCCCCACTTTTTCATAAGGCAGCTGCCTCATAAAGTAGCCATTTACGCCACCACTACTGTAATTATAATAGGCTGGAGATAGACTTTGTGGGAGTTCTGATGAAACAGCCACATCGACTTTTACACACGATCAGACaaattttgtcattttcctgtaggaatatatttttagaaatacagTCGAACGTGGTTAACTAGAACTTATTTAACTCGAAATCTCTAATTTTTCCCCAGTCCCTAGAATTtcctataattgtattatatcctTGGATAACTCAAATTCTTGAATAACTCGAACTTTCTGACCGATTCTTCATCTTCGAATTAACCACGTTCGACTGTAACATACATTATACGTTTTTCCAATTCGTGTAGAacttacgtatataatattataatggtagtaTTTTCCAAGTaagagtttataatattactagctgatcccgtgcactttgttacccgttaaatgtacaaactgtatatgactcgatctttgttcaatgccttatttaatattcggtgtatgatgttctagattcatcttaacttttctgttgcccggattAAAAATTCTTATCCGCAGccgtatattatcaggtaggcaatctacctgcggtagatcgcggaccccgtgctgtttgtacgtaagtgtatgatttaactctaaagtatcaaagttatacaattttgtcgtttttacttaattccacctacggtgaaTTAACCaccgatacatattataatatcaaaacacagcgtacaaaataattaaatgcattgaatgaatacactgatttcatggcaaccaataattattattataatagctttaaaacccatggcaaccatttataaacaaacatttctgccataaatctctaaatccccgtttgagcacatcCCCTGGTTGGTCCTAGGGGGATGATCCGAAGGCGTCAAccaaacgcatacaaaaaaattcattcaaatcggtccGGCCGTTCTCGAGTTTTAGCGAGACTAACGAACagcaattcattttttatataaaaaagatatcatttaattttttttttttttttgtaggaacTCGCTTATGGATAGTACCTTTTACCGGCTACAGTGGTTCGTTTGGAAACTTACATTCGCCCTATTGACCTATCGGAGCCATAAGCTAATGGCTACCCCTTAAATTCGCTACCGTAACACGATTGGCCGTGATTTTTCTCATCTTCACGACCATACACAGACGCCGTTTAATCATCCTCATCCTCTTCATTATTAATTCCTACTCGGTAGCAATAACGCCGCAAATGCTCCTTTTTGTGTGTACGTCAAATCATTATCGTTATAGGTATTGTCATAGATATATGCACGCAGCAACGAAACAGTATTATTTCAGCTGTTTGTCAACGTCgagtgtaggtatacaatattaagcaGTTACGCGTGAAATCCTCCGTCAAGGCGAGATTATCAACATTTGTAACGTTTGTACGAGGGAgtagattatatatatataggtgcttAAGTATAGGTAGATATAGGGGATTACGCGAGGTTCGCATTATTAGAACCGAAACGGATTTGACCGAGGGCAAAGATAACATACACCTTTTGTacatgatatcataatattataaatcgtcTCGGGCCGCGGCGCATTGTGGTTCGTAAAAACCGACGATTTCCGcctcgtataggtataatgcCGCTCCGACAATAACACCGCTGCCGCCGAGTCGGAAACGCCGTTTTCGGACACAAACAACGAcccgtttatttatttattctttttctttttttcttctcaATCACTTCCGGTCCGAACCGCGTTTTCCTATCTCCcgcgtataacataatatacc
Above is a window of Metopolophium dirhodum isolate CAU chromosome 3, ASM1992520v1, whole genome shotgun sequence DNA encoding:
- the LOC132941022 gene encoding G-protein coupled receptor moody isoform X2 codes for the protein MHAETMVHDLKVRNATAVFIINLSVSDLSFCCFNLPLAASTFWYRSWIHGQLLCRLFPLVRYGLLAVSLFTILAITINRYIMIGHPSLYPKLYKKFYLGVMVTVTWVGGFGLLIPTWLGKWGQFGLDVTVGSCSILPDSVGRSPKEILFMGAFVVPCLSIVVCYARIFYIVRKTALKSRATVTTNPRHTMNTKPSDATPYYTLKTRFKVPEISTDSAIGSSTATGTCSTTDSKEQNFLSPHDIIADPSSSGLEESYSPISFSDRRSSRRRDRSPSSALNATITQVVSAVFQTKEDSSPRTRKQSTIGVDRMSSKDKKLLKMILVIFASFVTCYLPITISKTSHELDDLHVLNITAYVLIYLTTCINPIIYVVMSSEYRQAYKNLLMCKSSLEQQQTHRGVTKKLSGP
- the LOC132941022 gene encoding G-protein coupled receptor moody isoform X1; translated protein: MIRDWAMHWFYTKNGLTDKNRSALDVYRQENVSEVANIHDWQNELETELFQGYSPALLTFASICCVVYMMVGVPGNLITIIALFRCKKVRNATAVFIINLSVSDLSFCCFNLPLAASTFWYRSWIHGQLLCRLFPLVRYGLLAVSLFTILAITINRYIMIGHPSLYPKLYKKFYLGVMVTVTWVGGFGLLIPTWLGKWGQFGLDVTVGSCSILPDSVGRSPKEILFMGAFVVPCLSIVVCYARIFYIVRKTALKSRATVTTNPRHTMNTKPSDATPYYTLKTRFKVPEISTDSAIGSSTATGTCSTTDSKEQNFLSPHDIIADPSSSGLEESYSPISFSDRRSSRRRDRSPSSALNATITQVVSAVFQTKEDSSPRTRKQSTIGVDRMSSKDKKLLKMILVIFASFVTCYLPITISKTSHELDDLHVLNITAYVLIYLTTCINPIIYVVMSSEYRQAYKNLLMCKSSLEQQQTHRGVTKKLSGP